In the genome of Triticum urartu cultivar G1812 chromosome 5, Tu2.1, whole genome shotgun sequence, one region contains:
- the LOC125507298 gene encoding histidine-containing phosphotransfer protein 2-like, with translation MVAATLRAQINTHVASMFASGMLDENFQQLQSMEEDGSAALGYVADIINLFINNTNRILNDITALLNQLVVNFDMVDVLVRGAATDSRN, from the exons ATGGTCGCCGCAACGCTCAGGGCCCAAATAAACACCCATGTCGCATCCATGTTCGCCTCG GGCATGCTGGACGAGAATTTCCAGCAACTGCAGTCGATGGAGGAGGATGGCAGCGCAGCCCTGGGCTATGTCGCCGACATCATCAACCTCTTCATCAACAACACCAACAGGATCCTCAACGACATCACCGCCCTGCT GAACCAGCTCGTAGTGAACTTCGACATGGTGGATGTCCTTGTGCGGGGTGCAGCTACAG ATTCTAGAAATTAG
- the LOC125556576 gene encoding probable ubiquitin carboxyl-terminal hydrolase creB — protein sequence MASEARSGGARRVPLQPRDGNAAASPSLGGGGAAKSKAKAKARAAAASPPSVRSYASRDEAERRAAAAVVREKEVSLAEELEKARERRGRLRAARQVTERALAEADEALRREMREWERRADEQRRVVAELMRLIGMPEVYVPVESLRSREERKRKQGTASSDPPGPVTVASTLLEEESGPCLSDQELLATPARETTAAAAATESSSA from the exons ATGGCGTCGGAGGCCAGGTCCGGGGGCGCGCGGCGGGTCCCGCTGCAGCCGCGGGACGGCAACGCGGCCGCCTCCCCGTCCTTGGGCGGCGGCGGTGCCGCCAAATCGAAGGCGAAGGCGAAGGCGCGGGCGGCTGCTGCGTCGCCACCGTCGGTGAGGTCGTATGCGAGCCGGGACGAGGCCgagaggagggcggcggcggcggtggtgaggGAGAAGGAGGTGTCGCTGGCGGAGGAGCTGGAGAAGGCGCGGGAGCGGCGGGGCCGCCTGCGGGCCGCGCGGCAGGTCACGGAGAGGGCGCTGGCGGAGGCCGACGAGGCGCTGCGGCGGGAGATGCGGGAGTGGGAGCGCCGCGCGGACGAGCAGCGCCGGGTCGTCGCGGAGCTGATGCGCCTCATCGGGATGCCCGAG GTGTACGTTCCGGTGGAATCGCTGAGATCCAGggaggagaggaagaggaaacAGGGGACCGCGTCTTCAGATCCTCCG GGTCCGGTCACAGTGGCTTCAACattactagaggaagaatctggACCATGCCTCTCCGATCAGGAACTGCTGGCGACGCCGGCAAGGGAAACGACCGCCGCCGCAGCAGCGACGGAAAGCAGCAGCGCTTGA